Proteins from a single region of Candidatus Babeliales bacterium:
- the pth gene encoding aminoacyl-tRNA hydrolase, with amino-acid sequence MQKDDIKAIIGLGNPGEKHYNNRHNIGFRILDALAEAHTAYWQEKDNMLTAEVQHGNRKVILVKPQTFMNSSSKVLPFLLKKGIKPENILVVHDELELALGVIKIKFGGSAKGHNGLRSIIEVIGKEFYRLCFGIGRPKNKEEVSEYVLSNFQEDPAELEFQIGKAVTKIGELFDSEK; translated from the coding sequence ATGCAAAAAGATGACATTAAAGCGATAATTGGATTAGGTAACCCAGGAGAGAAGCACTATAACAATCGTCACAATATTGGTTTCCGTATTTTAGATGCGCTCGCAGAAGCACACACGGCTTATTGGCAAGAAAAAGATAATATGCTTACTGCCGAAGTTCAACATGGCAATAGAAAAGTAATTTTAGTTAAACCACAAACATTCATGAATTCTTCCAGTAAGGTACTTCCTTTTTTATTAAAAAAAGGAATAAAGCCAGAAAACATTCTAGTAGTTCATGATGAATTAGAACTTGCTTTAGGAGTTATAAAAATAAAATTTGGAGGAAGTGCCAAAGGGCATAATGGCTTACGTTCAATAATTGAGGTTATTGGTAAAGAATTCTATAGATTATGTTTTGGTATAGGACGGCCTAAAAATAAAGAAGAGGTTTCAGAATATGTTCTTTCTAATTTTCAAGAAGATCCTGCTGAACTTGAATTTCAGATTGGAAAAGCAGTAACAAAAATTGGCGAACTTTTTGATTCCGAAAAATAA
- the alaS gene encoding alanine--tRNA ligase, whose amino-acid sequence MKSSEIRKKFFDFFIKNGHTKVASSSLIPAQDPSLLFTNAGMNQFKDIFLGKETRSYTRAVSIQKCMRAGGKHSDLDNVGFTNRHLTFFEMMGNFSFGDYFKKEAIQFAWDFLTKEMAFDPKNMYATVFREDDEAYDIWLQQIGLPKAQISRLGEADNFWQMGDTGPCGPCTEIYVDRGIEFGCGKISCAPGCDCDRYLEVWNLVFMQYDRQADGSDVPLKQKGVDTGMGLERLCLIVQEKKSLFEIDLFENIINTIENLTNIRYQKATKEQQAAFNVLADHVRSSTFLIADGVTPSNEGRGYVLRKIIRRAALFAQKLTDKNIFPEIAQSVIQEMNSIYPELKPAEKAIKHLLTIEVEKFAQNLIYGQNILERYFEESKDRKIISGAQAFKLYDTFGFPLELTKVIAHEHGFTVDIEGFEKHMEIQRERSGGKITKERFDAIDLEESVKTNFVGYEKLETTSKILSIIYDNQLVKKLNEGESGWIIMQESPFYVEKGGQVSDQGWIQINSTKTPILNLQRIENAIAVQIVAPKTISIDDTVTALVDKKFRLNVMNNHTATHLLQAALIEVLGKEVKQSGSLVHPDYLRFDFTYHGTMTPEQIKIVEDKVNQKIRENIPLNIYYTSYQNAVNKGVIAIFGEKYNPEEVRVIDIPSFSMELCGGTHVQATGDIGCFKITEESALSAGQRRIFAVTGVKAIELFQETFTTVKKLSQEFKVPQHEVLQAVERQQEQFKQTLNTIKKLKKQSWKAQLATWLEQVIKINNIPVGIFAIEDSSAEDLKEIAQALNTQKPGFYFLLSTHDERSSFYCILADQFESQINLKAFATWLKDTFELRGGGKKGTLQGGGPAIDINQLKEGIVAWLKK is encoded by the coding sequence ATGAAATCATCTGAAATACGCAAAAAATTTTTCGACTTTTTTATCAAGAATGGCCATACCAAAGTTGCCAGCTCTTCATTAATTCCAGCCCAAGATCCGTCTTTATTATTTACCAACGCAGGAATGAATCAATTCAAAGATATTTTTCTTGGTAAAGAAACCAGGAGTTATACCAGAGCAGTTTCAATTCAAAAATGCATGCGGGCAGGAGGAAAGCATAGCGATCTTGATAATGTTGGCTTTACTAATCGTCATCTTACCTTTTTTGAAATGATGGGAAACTTTTCCTTTGGTGATTACTTTAAAAAAGAGGCTATTCAATTTGCTTGGGATTTTCTTACAAAAGAAATGGCATTTGATCCAAAAAATATGTATGCCACCGTATTTCGAGAAGATGATGAAGCATATGATATTTGGCTACAACAAATAGGCCTCCCAAAAGCACAAATTTCAAGATTAGGCGAAGCCGATAATTTCTGGCAAATGGGTGATACCGGCCCGTGCGGGCCATGTACCGAAATTTATGTTGATCGTGGCATTGAGTTTGGTTGTGGAAAAATAAGTTGTGCGCCAGGATGTGATTGTGATCGTTATTTAGAAGTATGGAATTTAGTATTCATGCAATATGATCGGCAAGCTGATGGTTCTGATGTTCCTTTAAAACAAAAAGGTGTTGATACCGGCATGGGGCTTGAACGGTTATGTTTAATAGTCCAAGAAAAGAAATCGTTATTTGAAATCGATTTATTTGAAAATATTATTAATACTATTGAAAATTTAACCAATATTAGGTATCAAAAAGCAACTAAAGAGCAGCAAGCTGCATTCAATGTATTAGCCGATCACGTTCGCTCATCAACATTTTTAATTGCCGATGGTGTTACACCATCTAACGAAGGACGTGGTTATGTATTACGTAAAATTATTCGACGTGCTGCATTATTTGCGCAGAAGTTAACTGATAAAAATATTTTTCCCGAAATTGCACAATCGGTAATTCAAGAAATGAACTCTATTTATCCTGAACTTAAACCTGCTGAAAAAGCGATTAAACATTTATTGACCATCGAAGTAGAAAAATTTGCACAGAATCTCATATATGGTCAAAATATATTAGAACGTTATTTTGAAGAATCAAAAGATAGAAAAATTATTTCAGGAGCTCAAGCATTTAAACTGTATGATACATTTGGTTTTCCTTTAGAATTAACCAAAGTTATTGCACATGAGCATGGCTTTACTGTTGATATAGAAGGTTTTGAAAAACATATGGAAATACAAAGAGAACGATCAGGTGGCAAAATCACCAAAGAACGCTTTGATGCTATCGATCTAGAAGAATCGGTAAAAACTAATTTTGTTGGTTATGAAAAACTTGAGACCACCTCAAAAATATTAAGCATTATTTATGATAACCAACTCGTTAAAAAATTAAATGAAGGTGAATCTGGTTGGATTATTATGCAAGAATCACCTTTCTATGTTGAAAAAGGAGGCCAAGTTAGCGATCAAGGATGGATTCAAATTAATTCTACAAAAACACCAATTCTTAATCTTCAACGCATAGAAAATGCTATAGCAGTGCAAATTGTTGCACCGAAAACTATATCAATCGATGATACCGTTACTGCTCTTGTTGATAAAAAATTTCGTCTCAATGTGATGAATAATCATACTGCTACTCATTTATTGCAAGCCGCACTTATAGAAGTGCTTGGTAAAGAAGTAAAACAATCAGGATCGCTCGTTCATCCAGATTATTTACGTTTTGATTTTACTTATCATGGCACTATGACTCCAGAACAAATCAAAATAGTTGAAGATAAAGTAAATCAAAAAATTCGTGAAAATATTCCACTTAATATTTATTATACTTCTTATCAAAATGCCGTTAATAAGGGCGTTATTGCAATTTTTGGAGAAAAATATAATCCAGAAGAAGTACGAGTTATTGATATTCCAAGTTTTTCGATGGAACTTTGCGGCGGCACGCATGTGCAAGCAACGGGTGATATTGGTTGTTTTAAAATTACAGAAGAATCAGCTTTATCTGCCGGTCAGCGAAGAATCTTTGCCGTTACTGGTGTTAAAGCAATTGAGTTATTTCAAGAAACATTTACCACAGTAAAAAAACTAAGCCAAGAATTTAAAGTACCACAGCATGAAGTACTGCAAGCAGTAGAACGGCAACAAGAACAATTCAAGCAAACACTTAACACTATTAAAAAATTGAAAAAACAAAGCTGGAAAGCACAACTTGCAACATGGCTTGAACAAGTAATTAAAATTAATAATATCCCTGTTGGCATCTTTGCTATAGAAGATTCTAGCGCAGAAGATTTAAAAGAAATTGCACAAGCGCTTAATACACAAAAACCCGGGTTTTACTTCTTATTATCAACTCATGATGAGCGCAGTAGCTTTTATTGTATTTTGGCTGATCAATTTGAATCACAAATCAATTTAAAAGCGTTTGCAACATGGCTAAAAGATACTTTTGAATTACGTGGTGGTGGCAAAAAAGGAACCTTGCAAGGTGGCGGTCCTGCAATTGATATTAATCAATTAAAAGAAGGAATCGTTGCTTGGTTGAAAAAATAA
- a CDS encoding HIT domain-containing protein, whose product MEILYAPWRNKYVHKVLRGKSEDTLKEDCVFCTQLATNNDEKHFIFKRFKHHAIMLNLYPYNAGHLLIVSLEHKNCLKDISKQARAELIELTHESIIILQNVLEAQGINVGLNLGKAGGAGIPSHLHQHVLPRWLGDTNFLPLLAQTKQISVDLQELYKKLKPHFEALQI is encoded by the coding sequence ATGGAAATTCTGTATGCACCGTGGAGAAATAAATATGTTCATAAAGTTTTACGGGGCAAAAGTGAAGATACCCTTAAAGAAGATTGTGTTTTTTGCACACAACTTGCAACTAATAATGATGAAAAACATTTTATTTTTAAACGGTTTAAGCATCACGCGATTATGCTCAATTTATATCCATATAATGCAGGACATCTTTTAATTGTATCTTTGGAGCATAAAAATTGCCTTAAAGATATTAGCAAGCAAGCTCGCGCTGAACTTATTGAACTTACTCATGAAAGCATCATTATTTTACAAAACGTGCTCGAAGCTCAAGGAATTAATGTCGGTCTTAATTTAGGAAAAGCTGGTGGTGCGGGTATCCCTTCTCATTTACATCAACATGTACTACCTAGATGGTTAGGAGATACGAACTTCCTTCCTTTACTTGCTCAAACTAAGCAAATTTCAGTTGATTTGCAGGAACTCTATAAAAAACTAAAACCTCATTTTGAAGCACTTCAGATTTAA